From Pandoraea vervacti, the proteins below share one genomic window:
- a CDS encoding 2-hydroxyacid dehydrogenase, translating into MPPVIAFLSRMSPDYQRPYLDALRKALPGETIAPLAELSALQREQVRVAVVANPDPADVAALPGLLWIQSLWAGVESLVAALGPESPPIMRLIDPEMSRTMAEAVLAWTYYLQRDMPRYARAQTQRVWAQHPYRKPSRTSVGLLGLGELGQVAAARLRDAGFVVRGWRRSPKTLDGIETLSGDDGLNALLAASDIVISLMPLTAQTRGMLNAERLGRMKAGASLINFSRGPIVVTSALLDALDGNHLSHAVLDVFDVEPLPVDSPLWRHPQITVLPHISAPTDHETAAQVIAGNLREFRETGRIPGNVDLTRGY; encoded by the coding sequence ATGCCGCCCGTCATTGCCTTCCTGAGCCGGATGTCGCCGGACTATCAGCGTCCGTACCTCGACGCGCTGCGCAAGGCGCTGCCCGGCGAGACCATCGCGCCGCTGGCCGAGTTGTCCGCGTTGCAGCGCGAGCAGGTGCGCGTGGCCGTCGTCGCGAACCCGGATCCGGCAGACGTGGCCGCGTTGCCCGGCCTGCTGTGGATCCAGAGTCTGTGGGCGGGCGTGGAATCGCTCGTCGCCGCCCTTGGGCCCGAAAGTCCACCGATCATGCGACTGATCGACCCCGAGATGTCGCGCACCATGGCCGAAGCGGTGCTCGCGTGGACTTACTACCTGCAACGGGACATGCCCCGCTATGCGCGTGCGCAAACGCAACGGGTGTGGGCGCAACACCCCTATCGGAAGCCATCGCGAACGAGTGTCGGATTGCTCGGTCTGGGCGAGCTCGGGCAAGTCGCCGCTGCGCGACTGCGCGACGCCGGGTTCGTCGTGCGCGGGTGGCGCCGCTCGCCGAAAACGCTCGATGGCATCGAAACCCTTTCCGGCGACGACGGGCTGAACGCCCTGCTCGCCGCGAGCGACATCGTCATCAGTCTGATGCCGCTGACGGCGCAAACGAGAGGGATGCTCAATGCCGAGCGTCTCGGTCGCATGAAAGCGGGCGCCTCGCTCATCAATTTCTCGCGCGGCCCGATCGTCGTTACGAGCGCCCTGCTCGACGCGCTCGACGGCAACCACCTCTCACATGCCGTGCTGGACGTTTTCGACGTCGAACCGCTGCCGGTCGATTCGCCCCTGTGGCGTCATCCACAGATCACCGTACTGCCGCACATCTCCGCCCCCACGGATCACGAGACGGCTGCGCAGGTGATCGCCGGGAACCTTCGCGAGTTTCGCGAAACCGGTCGCATTCCGGGCAACGTCGACCTGACGCGGGGCTACTGA
- a CDS encoding Lrp/AsnC family transcriptional regulator, giving the protein MVKLDRFDLAILRVLAREGRITKSRLAELIHLTVSPTWERVQRLEAAGVIRGYRADIDWSGVVQVSRIVVEITLARHTAHDMQRFESRLREAPEVVQCHATGGGVDYIVHVLARDIDHYQRFIDDLLMADFGIERYFTYIVTKVVKDQRDAAPDWVDAD; this is encoded by the coding sequence ATGGTGAAACTCGACCGTTTCGACCTCGCCATCCTTCGCGTGCTGGCCCGCGAAGGTCGCATTACCAAATCGCGTCTGGCCGAGCTGATTCACTTGACCGTCTCCCCCACGTGGGAGCGCGTGCAGCGTCTCGAGGCGGCGGGCGTCATTCGTGGCTATCGTGCCGACATCGACTGGAGCGGCGTGGTTCAGGTCAGTCGCATCGTGGTCGAGATCACGCTGGCGCGTCATACCGCGCATGACATGCAGCGCTTCGAGAGCCGCCTGCGTGAAGCCCCGGAGGTCGTGCAATGCCATGCCACGGGCGGTGGCGTCGACTACATCGTGCATGTGCTCGCGCGCGACATCGATCATTACCAGCGTTTCATCGACGACCTGTTGATGGCCGACTTCGGCATCGAGCGCTACTTCACGTACATCGTCACCAAGGTCGTCAAAGATCAGCGGGACGCGGCGCCCGACTGGGTCGATGCCGACTGA
- a CDS encoding aldehyde dehydrogenase, with translation MHTTVQTLEGSRQQLFIDGQFTAPHSNEYVPSYDPTTGRAWYEFAQADARDVDRAVRSAQAALVNPAWRRMTQTERGKLVRKLGELVLANAEALAAIECRDNGKLLKEMRAQMRAIPDSYSYFAGMADKLQGDTIPVNKLDTLNFNTREPIGVVGMIIPWNSPLMMLTGTLAPCLAIGNTIVVKPSEHATASTLALAELVIEAGIPPGVVNVVTGDGVTTGDALTRHPGIAKYVFTGSTVTGRKIAGNAAQNLVPCQMELGGKSPHVVFGDVDIERAVNGVVSGVFAAAGQTCVAGSRCFVEASVYERFVEALVERTRRVRVGHPAHEDTDIGPLALAAQLDKVEGYVASGIQEGARVAAGGQRPARDDLAGGWYYEPTVMTQARNEMRFMQEEIFGPVVGVMPFSDEAELMALANATEYGLAAGIWTRDIDRAMRFARDVEAGTVWINTYRSAAYMSANGGTKHSGYGRRGGFEVMREFSRLKNVVIDYSGAMQDPFVIRLR, from the coding sequence ATGCATACGACGGTACAAACGCTGGAAGGCTCGCGCCAGCAGTTGTTTATTGACGGACAGTTCACCGCGCCGCACAGCAACGAATACGTTCCGAGCTACGACCCGACGACCGGCCGCGCCTGGTACGAGTTCGCGCAAGCCGACGCGCGCGACGTCGACCGTGCCGTGCGCTCGGCGCAGGCGGCGCTCGTGAACCCCGCATGGCGGCGCATGACGCAGACCGAGCGCGGTAAGCTGGTGCGCAAGCTCGGTGAACTGGTGCTTGCCAACGCGGAAGCGCTCGCCGCCATCGAGTGCCGCGACAACGGCAAGCTGCTCAAGGAAATGCGGGCGCAGATGCGCGCGATTCCCGATTCGTATTCGTATTTCGCGGGCATGGCGGACAAGCTGCAAGGCGACACCATCCCCGTCAACAAGCTCGACACGCTGAACTTCAACACGCGTGAACCGATCGGGGTGGTTGGCATGATCATTCCGTGGAATTCGCCGCTGATGATGCTCACCGGCACGCTCGCCCCGTGTCTTGCGATCGGCAACACCATTGTGGTCAAGCCGTCGGAGCACGCCACGGCCTCCACTCTCGCGCTCGCCGAACTGGTGATCGAAGCCGGCATTCCGCCGGGCGTCGTCAACGTGGTGACGGGCGACGGCGTGACGACCGGTGACGCGCTGACGCGTCACCCCGGCATCGCCAAATACGTCTTCACCGGCAGCACGGTAACGGGACGAAAGATCGCGGGCAACGCCGCGCAGAACCTCGTGCCGTGCCAGATGGAACTCGGCGGCAAGTCGCCGCACGTGGTGTTCGGCGACGTGGACATCGAGCGCGCCGTGAACGGCGTGGTCTCGGGCGTGTTTGCCGCCGCCGGCCAGACATGCGTGGCGGGTTCGCGTTGCTTCGTCGAGGCGTCCGTCTACGAGCGTTTCGTCGAGGCGCTGGTCGAGCGCACGCGTCGTGTGCGCGTGGGGCACCCGGCGCACGAAGACACCGACATCGGCCCGCTGGCGCTGGCCGCACAGCTGGACAAGGTCGAGGGTTACGTCGCGTCCGGCATTCAGGAAGGCGCGCGCGTGGCCGCCGGCGGCCAGCGCCCGGCGCGCGACGACCTTGCCGGCGGCTGGTATTACGAGCCGACCGTCATGACGCAGGCGCGTAACGAAATGCGCTTCATGCAGGAAGAGATCTTTGGTCCCGTGGTCGGCGTCATGCCGTTTTCCGACGAGGCCGAACTCATGGCACTGGCGAACGCCACCGAGTACGGCCTGGCCGCCGGCATCTGGACCCGCGACATCGACCGCGCCATGCGCTTCGCGCGCGACGTGGAGGCGGGGACCGTCTGGATCAACACCTACCGCTCGGCGGCGTACATGTCCGCCAATGGCGGTACCAAACACAGCGGCTATGGCCGTCGCGGCGGCTTCGAGGTGATGCGCGAGTTCTCGCGTCTGAAGAACGTCGTGATCGATTACTCGGGGGCAATGCAGGATCCGTTCGTGATCCGTCTGCGCTGA
- a CDS encoding helix-turn-helix domain-containing protein yields the protein MPEHHQRLMALRHVASQISNDEDIEALFRDLVRGAVQQGGWDLGSVMSIDLAHGYGLVITRFETSMLPQHVEDRWELATSPSLIALQTNEPVYIRDALQSTQFPGYRREAQERGYRTVLVLPMASRDTQGRPMVLTVASRKVRDVGDDDLTFMATVVHLGAIAVERAHRQRAQVMAHERLQRTLEAQRTLLGDVLAGGSLDQLTSSLGDLIGRPVLVIDFLANQWHASASPVPSAMDDAAWMRWLSGAQGRELGATVRDALQRYRQTRLDIPLGRPSAQATVGAWIEPLMVDDDLVGALLTFGDDALSDLQQLLLESARFALSVQLMRSVVRFRFETRTLTELFFEIVERRWRDEDDVLSRARRLGVALDAPLRMMVVDYPDQRTNADAGRAAGHLSLESHSTVELLARQLNVPMHIVTVGGGLVCLVPQDGAADDAMLARLARRMSEALARSLGRESIVVMSDVCEGLEPLAREWERCWRMIRVARKFGRSGPLDMPGLGPLPMLMGAADSSDVHGFVDGTIGKLVEHDRQSGSPYLETLAEYLRSGCRSQPCADAMGLHVTTLRYRLARIQELFGIDVEAPERRFAVELAIHLHTLTKGAVPNASGRSSSGEAANAKATMPAASHLRAGGRAASASMKTLPRNRE from the coding sequence ATGCCGGAACATCACCAACGGCTCATGGCGTTGCGCCATGTCGCCAGTCAGATCAGCAACGACGAAGACATCGAAGCGCTGTTTCGCGATCTCGTGCGTGGCGCGGTGCAGCAAGGGGGATGGGATCTGGGCTCGGTCATGAGCATCGATCTCGCGCACGGCTACGGGCTCGTGATCACGCGTTTCGAGACGAGCATGCTGCCGCAGCATGTCGAGGACCGTTGGGAACTGGCGACCAGTCCGTCGCTCATCGCCTTGCAGACCAACGAACCCGTCTACATTCGCGACGCACTGCAAAGCACGCAATTCCCCGGTTACCGGCGCGAAGCGCAGGAGCGCGGCTATCGCACCGTGCTCGTGCTGCCGATGGCGTCGCGCGATACGCAAGGGCGGCCCATGGTGCTCACGGTCGCCTCGCGCAAGGTGCGCGATGTCGGCGACGACGACCTGACCTTCATGGCGACGGTCGTGCATCTCGGTGCGATCGCCGTCGAGCGCGCGCATCGACAGCGTGCGCAGGTCATGGCGCACGAGCGTTTGCAACGCACGCTCGAAGCCCAGCGCACGTTGCTGGGCGACGTGCTCGCCGGCGGCTCGCTCGATCAGTTGACGTCGTCGCTGGGCGATCTGATCGGGCGCCCCGTGCTGGTCATCGACTTCCTTGCCAATCAATGGCACGCATCCGCCTCGCCCGTTCCCTCCGCGATGGACGATGCGGCGTGGATGCGCTGGCTCTCGGGCGCACAGGGGCGAGAACTCGGTGCGACCGTGCGCGACGCGCTGCAACGCTACCGCCAGACGCGACTCGACATACCGCTTGGTAGGCCGTCAGCCCAGGCCACCGTTGGCGCGTGGATCGAACCGCTCATGGTCGACGACGATCTCGTCGGCGCGCTACTCACGTTCGGCGACGACGCCCTGAGCGATCTCCAGCAGCTACTGCTCGAAAGTGCGCGCTTCGCGCTGAGCGTTCAGCTCATGCGTAGCGTCGTGCGATTTCGCTTCGAGACGCGCACGCTCACCGAACTGTTCTTCGAGATCGTGGAGCGCCGCTGGCGAGACGAGGACGACGTGCTCAGCCGCGCGCGCCGTCTGGGCGTGGCGCTCGACGCGCCGCTGCGCATGATGGTCGTCGATTATCCCGATCAGCGAACGAATGCAGACGCGGGGCGCGCGGCCGGGCATCTGTCGCTCGAAAGTCACAGCACGGTCGAATTGCTCGCCCGTCAGTTGAACGTGCCGATGCATATCGTGACGGTCGGCGGCGGTCTGGTCTGTCTCGTGCCGCAGGACGGCGCCGCAGACGACGCTATGCTCGCGCGTCTTGCCCGGCGCATGAGCGAAGCGCTGGCGAGGTCACTGGGTCGTGAGTCCATCGTGGTCATGAGCGACGTGTGCGAAGGACTGGAGCCACTCGCGCGCGAGTGGGAGCGTTGCTGGCGCATGATCCGCGTGGCGCGCAAGTTCGGGCGCAGCGGTCCGCTCGACATGCCGGGGCTTGGCCCGTTGCCGATGCTCATGGGCGCTGCCGATTCCTCCGACGTCCATGGTTTTGTGGACGGCACGATCGGCAAGCTCGTCGAGCACGACCGGCAGTCGGGATCGCCTTATCTGGAGACGCTGGCCGAATATCTGCGCTCCGGTTGCCGCAGTCAGCCGTGCGCCGACGCGATGGGCCTGCACGTCACGACGCTGCGCTATCGTCTGGCGCGCATCCAGGAACTGTTCGGGATCGACGTGGAGGCCCCCGAGCGTCGTTTTGCGGTGGAGCTGGCGATCCACCTGCATACGCTGACGAAGGGGGCGGTCCCCAACGCATCGGGGCGGTCATCGTCAGGCGAAGCGGCGAATGCCAAAGCCACGATGCCTGCCGCGTCGCACCTGCGTGCTGGCGGGCGCGCGGCGAGCGCCTCCATGAAAACCCTCCCGCGCAATCGAGAGTAA
- a CDS encoding amino acid synthesis family protein — protein MKQELRKIATFVETTYREGGKAAETPVTTVVVAAVIRNPWAGQGFVENLRPEILRLAPALGALMTQRLVELMPGERVQAYGKAAVVGTNGEIEHASAIIHTLRFGNLFRSAVNGTAFLPFTNTRVGPGTLVSVPMIHKSETGKRSHFITATFQMTDAPAADEILLAIGASDGGRVHPRIADRFQDMEEMASDAAGAAAPAVPNH, from the coding sequence GTGAAACAAGAGCTTCGCAAGATCGCAACCTTCGTCGAGACCACCTACCGCGAAGGCGGCAAGGCCGCCGAGACGCCCGTCACAACGGTCGTCGTCGCTGCCGTGATTCGCAATCCGTGGGCCGGGCAAGGTTTCGTGGAGAATCTGCGCCCGGAAATCCTTCGTCTTGCGCCGGCGCTCGGCGCGCTCATGACGCAACGTCTGGTCGAACTCATGCCCGGCGAGCGTGTGCAGGCCTATGGCAAAGCCGCTGTCGTGGGCACGAACGGCGAAATCGAACATGCCTCGGCCATCATCCACACCCTGCGCTTCGGCAATCTGTTCCGCAGCGCGGTGAACGGCACGGCGTTCCTGCCGTTCACGAACACGCGCGTCGGCCCGGGCACGCTGGTGTCGGTGCCGATGATTCACAAGTCGGAGACGGGCAAGCGCTCGCACTTCATCACGGCAACGTTCCAGATGACGGACGCCCCCGCCGCCGACGAAATCCTGCTGGCGATCGGCGCGTCCGACGGCGGGCGCGTGCATCCGCGTATCGCCGACCGGTTCCAGGACATGGAAGAGATGGCCAGCGATGCGGCCGGCGCCGCTGCCCCCGCCGTCCCGAATCACTAG
- a CDS encoding flavin reductase, with protein MQAVAQQIQTPTPAAGASAISAIDPVALRRALGTFVTGVTVVTTRDEAGRARGMTANSFTSVSLDPPLLLVCIGKSAASYPVFQSTAHFAVNLLHDGQTEVSNLFASKSADKFTTLGHDVVHTGAPVLTDCLTWFDCTVHNRVDAGDHLILIGQIQAFGTSPAAPLGFCRGRYAQVKDPLPPGWLSSHDMIVGYLIDANGSLLLAQDGKGGWVLPSAPRRLANGRLPLAGGGELALVPHDTFLYSVFDTAENDPGYLMYRARLAQPLSQDELPPNFRFFPFDQLPYDDIASREIRSMVRRYVRETAGGHFGIYMDSHDGGRIAMVSDAQPWTQLSQV; from the coding sequence ATGCAAGCTGTCGCCCAACAGATCCAGACGCCGACGCCTGCTGCCGGCGCAAGTGCGATTTCCGCGATCGACCCGGTGGCGCTGCGCCGCGCGCTCGGCACCTTCGTGACGGGCGTGACCGTCGTCACGACGCGCGACGAAGCGGGTCGTGCGCGCGGCATGACCGCCAACTCCTTCACGTCCGTCTCGCTCGATCCGCCCCTGTTGCTCGTATGCATCGGCAAAAGCGCGGCGAGTTATCCGGTATTTCAGAGCACGGCGCACTTCGCCGTCAATCTGCTGCATGACGGTCAGACCGAAGTGTCGAACCTGTTTGCATCGAAGTCGGCCGACAAATTCACGACCCTCGGGCATGACGTGGTCCATACCGGCGCGCCGGTTCTGACCGACTGTCTGACGTGGTTCGACTGCACTGTCCATAACCGCGTGGACGCCGGCGATCACCTCATCCTGATCGGTCAGATTCAGGCATTCGGCACGAGTCCGGCGGCGCCCCTTGGCTTCTGCCGCGGCCGCTACGCGCAGGTGAAAGATCCGCTGCCGCCGGGCTGGCTGTCCTCGCACGACATGATCGTCGGCTATCTGATCGACGCCAACGGCAGCCTGTTGCTCGCGCAGGACGGCAAGGGGGGCTGGGTGCTGCCCAGCGCGCCGCGCCGGCTCGCCAACGGGCGCCTGCCGCTCGCCGGTGGCGGCGAACTGGCGCTGGTGCCGCACGACACCTTCCTCTATTCGGTGTTCGACACCGCAGAGAACGATCCCGGCTATCTGATGTACCGGGCGCGACTCGCACAACCGCTCTCGCAGGACGAACTCCCGCCGAATTTCCGGTTCTTCCCGTTCGATCAACTGCCCTACGACGACATCGCCTCACGCGAGATTCGCTCGATGGTGCGCCGCTACGTGCGCGAGACGGCCGGTGGCCATTTCGGCATCTACATGGATTCCCACGACGGCGGGCGCATTGCAATGGTGAGCGACGCGCAGCCGTGGACCCAACTCTCCCAAGTCTGA
- a CDS encoding NAD-dependent succinate-semialdehyde dehydrogenase codes for MLLDHPVLFKSLCYIDGRWTHSDDAASMAVVDPSDQSTLGHVPMLTREQIRTAVDAAERAFSTWRWTSAEQRCAALLRWHVLIRQHADDLATLLAREQGKPLHEARGEIAYGASFVEWYAHEARRLDGRTITSHIDGAQLGTVREPVGVAALITPWNFPCAMITRKAAAALAAGCAVVVKPAHETPFSALALAQLADEAGLPPGLFNVVLGEPDMAMRTLVGDPRVRAVSFTGSTRVGQLVAQAAAASGIKKLALELGGNAPFIVLDDVDLDDAVRIAVAAKFQSSGQDCCAANRIFVARARYGAFVDRYTQAVAQLRVGPAFADNVDVGPLMHQAAFDATLARVDDACRKGAQITVGGEPHALGGWFYCPTVVADAAPGMRVYDEENFGPVSAVCAFDSLDEVVARANDTEYGLAAYVCARRVDEIFSLVRRLDFAMVSVNGVKFTGAPIPFGGMKASGLGREGGSDGFEPFTETKYFCLGNLGIPVHRA; via the coding sequence ATGTTGCTCGACCACCCGGTGCTGTTCAAATCGCTTTGCTACATCGACGGACGCTGGACGCATAGCGACGACGCCGCCTCTATGGCCGTCGTCGACCCGTCCGATCAATCGACGCTCGGCCACGTCCCGATGCTCACGCGCGAGCAGATTCGCACGGCGGTCGATGCCGCCGAGCGTGCCTTTTCGACATGGCGCTGGACCTCTGCCGAACAGCGCTGTGCAGCCTTGCTGCGCTGGCACGTCCTGATCCGGCAGCACGCCGACGATCTCGCGACGCTGCTCGCTCGCGAGCAGGGAAAGCCACTGCATGAAGCGCGCGGCGAGATCGCCTACGGCGCGTCGTTCGTCGAGTGGTACGCCCACGAGGCGCGCCGTCTCGACGGGCGCACGATCACGTCTCACATCGATGGCGCGCAGTTGGGGACCGTGCGCGAGCCGGTCGGCGTCGCCGCACTCATCACGCCGTGGAATTTCCCTTGCGCGATGATCACGCGCAAAGCCGCTGCCGCATTGGCCGCCGGTTGCGCCGTCGTGGTAAAGCCTGCACACGAAACACCATTCAGCGCGCTGGCGCTCGCCCAGCTGGCCGACGAAGCCGGACTGCCGCCGGGGCTCTTCAACGTGGTGCTGGGCGAGCCGGACATGGCGATGCGCACGCTCGTCGGCGACCCTCGCGTGCGTGCCGTGAGCTTCACGGGGTCGACGCGCGTGGGGCAATTGGTGGCGCAGGCCGCCGCCGCGAGCGGCATCAAGAAGCTGGCGCTAGAACTCGGCGGCAACGCGCCCTTCATCGTGCTCGACGATGTGGATCTCGACGACGCCGTGCGCATCGCCGTGGCCGCGAAGTTCCAGAGCTCCGGACAGGACTGCTGTGCAGCCAACCGGATCTTCGTCGCACGCGCTCGCTACGGCGCGTTCGTCGATCGCTACACGCAGGCAGTCGCACAATTGCGCGTGGGACCGGCGTTCGCCGACAACGTCGATGTCGGCCCTCTCATGCATCAGGCGGCGTTCGACGCCACGCTCGCTCGTGTGGACGACGCTTGCCGAAAGGGCGCCCAGATTACCGTGGGCGGCGAGCCGCATGCGCTGGGCGGCTGGTTCTACTGCCCGACTGTCGTGGCCGACGCTGCGCCCGGCATGCGCGTCTACGACGAAGAGAACTTCGGTCCGGTGTCCGCCGTGTGCGCGTTCGACTCGCTCGACGAGGTCGTCGCGCGGGCCAATGACACAGAGTACGGCCTCGCGGCTTATGTCTGCGCCCGCCGGGTCGACGAGATCTTTTCCCTCGTGCGACGCCTGGACTTCGCGATGGTGAGCGTGAACGGCGTGAAGTTCACCGGCGCGCCGATCCCGTTCGGCGGCATGAAGGCCTCGGGCCTGGGTCGCGAAGGCGGCAGCGACGGGTTCGAACCGTTTACCGAAACCAAATACTTCTGCCTGGGCAATCTCGGCATTCCCGTGCATCGGGCATGA
- a CDS encoding LLM class flavin-dependent oxidoreductase, producing MKFSVSLSMERFSPQDTMSDAVRNMLHLARIADEGGFETLWTAEHHTIECTISPNPFITLTWLSQHTEQIRLGTATIVAPYWSPIRLAGEAAMCDHLTGGRLEFGIARGAYQYEFDRMAGGIPQQEGVAYMKELVPAVKKLWEGDYAHDGHYWKFPLATSVPKPLQQPHPPIWVATRDPGSFDWAVGVGANILSTPLAAPVSEVAVLGEKFRKAVADHPERARPRFMMLRRTCVYDRAQDWEVAVRHSVDFGRTFENLMQNIGTVNNGFPEAVPYEAVVGRANYDPAAIRENLMFGTPDEIVRKLEIYEAQGVDQFCLGLSFNLPFELQVKTLRLFIDEVMPHFAAREAQRTGQASTAAAGAAGAVAKQAESAVRPAAFASAGR from the coding sequence ATGAAATTCTCCGTTTCGCTCAGCATGGAGCGTTTCTCGCCGCAGGACACGATGAGCGACGCCGTGCGCAACATGCTGCACCTCGCGCGCATCGCCGACGAGGGCGGGTTCGAGACGCTGTGGACCGCCGAGCACCACACGATCGAATGCACCATCTCGCCGAACCCGTTCATTACCCTCACGTGGCTCTCGCAGCACACCGAACAGATCCGCTTGGGTACGGCCACCATCGTGGCGCCCTACTGGTCGCCGATTCGACTGGCCGGCGAGGCGGCCATGTGCGATCACCTCACGGGCGGGCGCCTGGAGTTCGGCATCGCACGCGGCGCGTATCAGTATGAGTTCGACCGTATGGCCGGGGGCATTCCGCAGCAAGAGGGTGTGGCTTACATGAAGGAGCTGGTCCCGGCGGTGAAGAAGCTGTGGGAGGGCGACTATGCGCATGACGGGCACTACTGGAAATTCCCCCTCGCCACGTCGGTGCCCAAGCCGCTGCAACAACCGCATCCGCCGATCTGGGTGGCCACGCGGGACCCGGGGAGCTTCGACTGGGCGGTTGGCGTGGGGGCCAACATTCTGTCCACGCCGCTCGCCGCACCCGTATCCGAAGTCGCGGTGCTGGGCGAGAAGTTCCGCAAGGCGGTGGCCGACCATCCGGAGCGTGCGCGTCCGCGCTTCATGATGCTGCGTCGCACCTGCGTGTACGACCGGGCGCAGGACTGGGAAGTCGCGGTGCGCCACAGCGTGGACTTCGGTCGCACGTTCGAGAACCTGATGCAAAACATCGGCACCGTCAACAATGGCTTCCCGGAAGCCGTGCCGTACGAGGCGGTCGTCGGTCGGGCGAATTACGATCCGGCGGCGATTCGCGAAAACCTGATGTTCGGCACGCCGGACGAGATCGTGCGCAAGCTCGAAATCTACGAGGCACAGGGCGTCGATCAGTTCTGTCTCGGCCTGTCGTTCAACCTGCCGTTCGAGTTGCAAGTGAAGACGCTGCGCCTGTTCATCGATGAAGTCATGCCGCATTTCGCAGCGCGCGAAGCGCAACGCACCGGGCAGGCGAGTACGGCGGCGGCGGGGGCGGCGGGGGCGGTGGCTAAGCAGGCCGAGTCGGCGGTGCGCCCGGCAGCGTTCGCATCGGCGGGCCGCTGA
- a CDS encoding aspartate aminotransferase family protein, translating into MTASTDQQFAQDRAHFMHPSTHAADHASGALPGKIIRTAQGMRIEDHEGRRYLDAFAGLYCVNIGYGRTEVADAIHKQASSLAYYHTYVGHSTDAIIELSRRIIDWSPAGMKKVYYGLSGSDANETQIKIVWYYNNVLGRPQKKKIISRERGYHGSGIVTGSLTGLPSFHQHFDLPLERVHHTLCPHWYRKAPPGMTEQAFVAHCVEALEMLIAREGADTIAAFIGEPVMGTGGIIAPPAGYWDAIQAVLRRHDILLIADEVVCGFGRLGSPMGSQHYGMTPDLITIAKGLTSAYAPLSGVIVSERVWDVIERGSREYGPMGHGWTYSGHPICAAAALANLDILEREHLTRNAADVGQYFGEKLHAAFDAHPLVGEVRSVGMLAAIEFMADGAARVPFDAAMKVGPRVSAAALSRGMIARAMPHGDILGFAPPLVATRADVDEMVSIARAAVDDVAGQVLR; encoded by the coding sequence ATGACCGCTTCGACCGACCAGCAGTTCGCGCAGGACCGCGCGCACTTCATGCACCCGTCCACACACGCCGCCGACCACGCGAGCGGCGCGCTGCCGGGCAAGATCATCCGTACCGCGCAGGGCATGCGCATCGAAGATCACGAAGGCCGCCGTTATCTCGACGCTTTCGCAGGCCTGTACTGCGTGAATATCGGCTACGGTCGCACGGAAGTGGCCGACGCCATCCACAAGCAGGCGTCCTCGCTTGCCTACTACCACACGTATGTCGGCCACTCGACCGATGCCATCATCGAGTTGTCCCGGCGAATCATCGACTGGTCGCCAGCGGGCATGAAAAAGGTCTACTACGGGCTGTCCGGCTCCGATGCCAACGAAACCCAGATCAAGATCGTCTGGTACTACAACAACGTGCTCGGACGTCCGCAAAAGAAGAAGATCATCTCGCGCGAGCGCGGTTATCACGGCTCCGGTATCGTCACGGGCAGCCTGACCGGGTTGCCAAGCTTCCATCAGCACTTCGACCTGCCGCTCGAGCGCGTGCATCACACGCTTTGCCCGCACTGGTACCGGAAGGCGCCCCCCGGCATGACCGAGCAGGCCTTCGTCGCGCATTGCGTGGAGGCCCTGGAGATGCTCATTGCCCGCGAAGGCGCAGACACGATCGCCGCCTTCATCGGGGAACCGGTCATGGGCACCGGCGGCATCATCGCCCCGCCCGCTGGCTACTGGGACGCGATCCAGGCCGTGCTGCGGCGTCACGACATCCTGCTCATCGCGGACGAAGTCGTGTGTGGTTTCGGCCGTCTCGGCTCGCCGATGGGCTCCCAGCATTACGGCATGACGCCGGACCTCATCACCATCGCCAAGGGACTGACGAGCGCCTATGCGCCGCTGTCCGGCGTCATCGTGAGCGAGCGCGTGTGGGACGTGATCGAGCGCGGTTCGCGCGAATATGGTCCGATGGGGCACGGCTGGACGTACTCCGGACATCCGATCTGCGCGGCAGCGGCACTTGCCAATCTCGACATTCTGGAGCGCGAGCATCTGACCCGAAACGCGGCGGACGTTGGCCAGTACTTCGGCGAGAAGCTGCACGCAGCGTTCGACGCGCATCCGCTCGTGGGCGAGGTGCGCAGTGTCGGCATGCTCGCGGCCATCGAGTTCATGGCCGACGGCGCGGCGCGTGTGCCGTTCGACGCCGCCATGAAGGTCGGTCCGCGCGTGTCGGCCGCCGCGCTCTCGCGCGGCATGATCGCGCGCGCCATGCCGCACGGCGACATTCTCGGCTTCGCCCCGCCGCTCGTCGCCACGCGCGCCGACGTCGACGAGATGGTGAGTATTGCCCGCGCCGCGGTGGACGACGTGGCCGGGCAAGTCCTGCGCTAA